The following coding sequences are from one Seonamhaeicola sp. ML3 window:
- a CDS encoding nitronate monooxygenase family protein codes for MPNKITKLFNIKFPIVQAGMVWNSGWRLASAASNSGVLGLLGAGSMYPEVLREHIQKCKKATGKPFGVNVPMLYPNIQDIMDIIVEEDVKIVFTSAGNPKTWTTWLQDQGIVVVHVVSSLKFALKAQEAGVDAIVAEGFEAGGHNGRDETTTLSLIPMVKEQIKIPIIAAGGIATGRAMLATMVLGADGVQIGSRFVASTESSAHQAFKQVVVNAKEGDTQLTLKELAPVRLIKNTFFNQVQELYKKGTTVEELKALLGRARAKKGMFEGDLENGELEIGQVSGLINDIKPVAQIVEDIMIEFELAKKEVQGL; via the coding sequence ATGCCAAATAAAATAACCAAACTCTTCAATATTAAATTTCCTATTGTCCAAGCCGGAATGGTTTGGAATAGTGGTTGGCGTCTAGCCTCGGCAGCCAGTAATTCAGGGGTCTTAGGTTTACTTGGGGCAGGGTCCATGTATCCAGAAGTACTCAGGGAACATATTCAAAAATGTAAAAAAGCGACAGGTAAACCTTTTGGGGTGAACGTGCCTATGTTATACCCCAATATCCAAGACATTATGGATATCATAGTAGAGGAAGATGTGAAGATTGTATTCACCTCTGCAGGAAATCCTAAAACTTGGACAACATGGTTACAAGACCAGGGTATAGTTGTTGTACATGTAGTGAGTAGCTTAAAGTTTGCATTAAAAGCTCAAGAAGCAGGAGTTGATGCCATTGTGGCTGAGGGTTTTGAGGCCGGAGGTCATAATGGGCGAGATGAAACAACAACCTTGTCTCTTATTCCTATGGTCAAAGAGCAAATTAAAATCCCAATAATAGCTGCAGGAGGTATAGCAACTGGAAGGGCCATGTTGGCAACTATGGTTTTAGGTGCCGATGGTGTGCAAATAGGAAGTAGGTTTGTGGCCAGTACTGAAAGTTCTGCTCACCAAGCATTCAAACAAGTTGTAGTAAACGCTAAAGAAGGGGATACCCAGCTTACGTTAAAGGAACTTGCGCCAGTAAGGTTGATAAAAAATACGTTTTTTAACCAGGTACAGGAATTATACAAAAAGGGAACTACCGTAGAGGAACTAAAAGCGCTATTGGGACGTGCCAGAGCAAAAAAAGGTATGTTCGAGGGTGATTTAGAAAATGGAGAACTCGAAATTGGTCAAGTGTCTGGACTTATAAACGACATTAAACCAGTGGCTCAAATAGTAGAAGATATAATGATTGAGTTTGAACTTGCTAAAAAAGAAGTACAGGGACTATAG
- the mnmA gene encoding tRNA 2-thiouridine(34) synthase MnmA has translation MKRVVIGLSGGVDSSVAAYLLKQEGYEVIGLFMKNWHDDSVTISNECPWLDDSNDAMLVAEKLGIPFQTVDLSEQYKERIVDYMFNEYEKGRTPNPDVLCNREIKFDVFMNIALELGADYVATGHYCRRGVVEKEGNEVYRLLAGVDNNKDQSYFLCQLSQEQLSKALFPIGELTKPEVRDIANKIGLITADKKDSQGLCFIGKVKLPDFLQQQLKPKEGIIVEIPKEQDVFNQEQPEFTSEEDRLLFLSKKIEYKQNLGKVVGKHQGAHYFTKGQRKGLAVGGTAEPLFVIDTDVEENVIYTGQGKSHPGLLKKALFVSNDELHWIREDMALEVDATLQVEARIRYRQPLEKATLHKVDSGLYVEFEDYQSAITEGQFVAWYINDELLGSGVIS, from the coding sequence ATGAAAAGGGTGGTTATCGGACTTTCTGGTGGTGTAGATTCCAGTGTTGCTGCATATCTTCTTAAGCAAGAGGGCTATGAGGTGATAGGTTTATTCATGAAAAACTGGCATGATGATTCTGTTACAATCTCAAATGAGTGTCCTTGGCTAGACGATAGTAACGATGCTATGCTAGTTGCCGAAAAACTCGGTATTCCCTTTCAAACAGTAGATTTAAGCGAACAATACAAGGAACGTATAGTAGATTACATGTTCAACGAATACGAGAAGGGAAGGACCCCAAACCCAGATGTGCTCTGCAATAGGGAAATTAAGTTTGATGTATTTATGAATATCGCATTAGAGCTTGGTGCAGACTATGTCGCTACAGGTCATTATTGTAGAAGAGGTGTAGTTGAAAAAGAGGGTAATGAGGTGTATCGATTACTTGCTGGGGTTGACAATAATAAAGACCAATCGTATTTTCTGTGTCAGTTATCTCAAGAGCAATTGTCTAAAGCATTATTTCCCATTGGGGAATTGACTAAGCCAGAGGTTAGGGATATTGCCAATAAAATTGGATTAATAACAGCCGATAAAAAAGATTCTCAAGGCCTTTGTTTTATAGGCAAAGTGAAGTTACCCGATTTTTTACAGCAACAACTAAAACCTAAAGAGGGAATTATTGTCGAGATTCCTAAGGAACAAGATGTATTTAATCAAGAACAACCAGAATTTACTTCAGAAGAAGATAGGTTACTATTTCTATCCAAAAAAATTGAATACAAACAGAACTTGGGTAAAGTAGTTGGTAAACATCAGGGTGCTCATTACTTCACCAAAGGTCAACGCAAAGGATTGGCTGTTGGTGGTACCGCAGAACCTTTGTTTGTTATTGATACCGACGTTGAAGAAAACGTTATTTACACTGGTCAAGGTAAATCTCATCCTGGATTGTTAAAAAAAGCACTATTTGTATCTAATGACGAATTGCATTGGATTCGTGAAGATATGGCTTTAGAAGTTGATGCTACTTTACAAGTTGAAGCTAGGATTAGATATAGACAACCGCTTGAAAAAGCAACATTACATAAAGTAGATTCTGGTTTGTATGTTGAATTTGAAGATTATCAGTCTGCTATCACAGAAGGGCAATTTGTCGCTTGGTACATCAATGACGAACTTTTAGGCTCTGGAGTTATTTCTTAG
- a CDS encoding fasciclin domain-containing protein, translated as MKTLTATKRLLVLFLAATFAFSCSNDDDGPAPFVPTNNLVELVQATPQLSSLETALLKYPDLINTLSGNGNFTVFAPDNDAFDALLVAIGQNSIDDIPENVLRNVLEYHVYAGATLTSNLVGPGDLQMVNGETATITSDNTGVFIAGAQIIGIDALGTNGVAHIISSVMVPPSIAPIVGTIVAPAYFNKDFTTLIAAVENANTDVLSVLLGNGPSGNGLTLFAPTNAAFEAAGVTDVNGADAVLTYHVIDGTVNEADLPSSSGSAITIPTLGGNFFLTNAGNGVTINGSTTVTATDISGSNGVVHVIDRVLLPPTQTINEIVAEFAGGNPGEFTLLATALQRAGLGGTFGTAGPFTVFAPTDAAFLAAGLDADAINSTDPAAVAGILTHHVVKANAYVFSSDLVTGNVEMLNDQNVGIDVSALTVQDAAMSSPAAGLIPSLLNVLATNGVVHVIDKVLLPAAP; from the coding sequence ATGAAAACATTAACAGCCACAAAAAGATTATTAGTGCTATTTTTAGCTGCAACATTTGCATTCTCTTGCAGCAATGATGATGATGGTCCAGCGCCATTTGTTCCAACAAACAATCTTGTTGAACTAGTTCAAGCGACTCCGCAACTGTCTAGTCTAGAAACAGCACTTTTGAAGTACCCGGACTTAATTAACACATTAAGCGGAAATGGAAATTTTACAGTTTTTGCACCTGATAATGATGCATTCGATGCATTATTGGTAGCAATAGGTCAAAATAGTATTGACGATATCCCAGAAAATGTATTAAGAAACGTTTTGGAATATCATGTTTATGCAGGAGCCACACTAACATCTAATTTAGTTGGACCTGGTGATTTACAGATGGTTAATGGTGAAACAGCAACTATTACTTCAGATAACACAGGCGTATTTATTGCTGGTGCTCAAATAATAGGAATAGATGCTTTAGGCACCAACGGTGTAGCACATATAATCAGTAGTGTTATGGTACCACCGTCTATAGCTCCAATAGTAGGTACCATAGTAGCACCTGCATACTTTAATAAAGACTTTACAACGCTAATCGCAGCAGTTGAAAATGCCAACACAGATGTATTGTCTGTATTATTAGGTAACGGGCCAAGCGGAAATGGACTAACATTATTTGCACCAACAAATGCTGCTTTCGAAGCTGCTGGTGTAACAGATGTTAATGGTGCCGATGCTGTTCTAACTTACCATGTTATAGATGGTACAGTAAACGAAGCTGATTTGCCATCAAGTAGTGGATCAGCGATTACTATCCCAACATTAGGAGGAAACTTTTTCCTAACTAATGCAGGAAATGGTGTTACGATAAACGGTTCTACTACAGTTACAGCAACTGATATTTCAGGTTCAAACGGTGTAGTACACGTTATTGATAGAGTATTATTACCACCTACACAAACCATAAATGAAATTGTAGCTGAATTTGCAGGAGGAAATCCAGGCGAATTTACATTATTAGCTACTGCTTTACAAAGAGCTGGGTTAGGTGGCACGTTTGGTACCGCAGGTCCTTTTACAGTATTTGCTCCAACTGACGCAGCATTCCTAGCAGCTGGTTTGGATGCAGACGCCATAAATAGTACAGATCCTGCTGCTGTAGCTGGAATTTTAACGCATCACGTAGTTAAAGCAAATGCTTATGTATTCTCAAGTGATTTGGTAACTGGAAATGTTGAAATGTTGAACGATCAAAACGTAGGTATCGATGTAAGCGCTCTAACAGTGCAAGATGCAGCAATGAGTAGCCCTGCTGCAGGTTTAATACCAAGTTTATTAAATGTACTTGCAACCAATGGTGTTGTACATGTTATAGATAAAGTGTTGCTTCCAGCAGCACCATAA
- a CDS encoding toxin-antitoxin system YwqK family antitoxin, with protein MKILKILILVISFVSLSYSQSINQFDDNGKRHGVWKKNFEGTKVLRYKGQFNHGKEIGTFQFYKNIKGKAVLTASKVFDAHSNFAEVKFFSSNGKVISEGKMDGKKYVGKWKYYHNNSDKLMTVEHYDNQGQLHGKRLVFYKNGQLAESSFYQLGKLEGEAKWYSIKNVVLKHFFYENGELHGVSKYYNPKGVLIAEGRYKNGKKHGVWKYYENGVLINEKDFTPKSKYKKKRLPN; from the coding sequence ATGAAAATTTTAAAAATTTTAATACTGGTTATTTCTTTTGTTTCCCTTTCTTATTCTCAATCCATCAATCAGTTTGATGACAACGGAAAACGTCATGGGGTTTGGAAAAAGAATTTTGAAGGCACAAAAGTGCTTCGTTACAAAGGGCAGTTTAATCACGGCAAGGAAATTGGTACGTTCCAATTTTATAAAAACATTAAAGGTAAAGCTGTTTTAACAGCATCGAAGGTATTTGATGCACATAGTAATTTTGCTGAAGTCAAGTTTTTTTCTTCTAATGGAAAAGTAATCAGTGAAGGGAAAATGGACGGTAAAAAGTATGTGGGTAAGTGGAAGTATTATCATAATAATTCTGATAAATTAATGACTGTTGAGCATTATGACAATCAAGGGCAATTGCATGGTAAACGATTGGTTTTTTACAAAAACGGACAGCTTGCTGAATCTTCTTTTTATCAGTTAGGTAAGTTAGAAGGAGAAGCCAAATGGTACTCTATTAAGAACGTAGTTCTTAAACATTTTTTTTATGAAAACGGTGAGTTGCATGGCGTATCAAAATATTACAATCCTAAAGGGGTTTTAATCGCAGAAGGGCGCTATAAAAATGGAAAAAAACACGGCGTGTGGAAGTACTATGAAAACGGTGTGTTGATTAATGAAAAAGATTTTACACCTAAATCAAAATACAAAAAGAAAAGGCTTCCTAATTAA
- the yidC gene encoding membrane protein insertase YidC, protein MEEKKLDINSIIGFVLIAAIMVYMFWQNQPTPEELEAQEKAKQEQVEAQKKTEEAQNSKLTIAADYPVGSNVDSLQQIALNNKLGAFAYSAINGSEGETVVESDLLALKFNNKGGALSEVRLKAFVDFRDDPIYLIKDNNAAFNINFGTTDNRILNTRDLPFIPSVTKNGNTTVVSMKLKVSDNQYLEYRYDIKDGDYMMDFTIRSQGLSNVINGSQAIDLNWEHTGYRHAKSISYENRYTELLYEHEDGKDSYLGQRDDEEAVNDVTWIAYKQHFFSSILLTDSAFKTVNVASKNLVEDDVVDTVYTKKFVSKIPLELKGGELNYNMNWYYGPSEFKTLNAYNRNLDEIVPLGWGIFGWINRYVFMPLFGFLGGLMPYGIAIVVMTILVKICLSFVQYKQFLSQAKMKILKPELDAIREKHKDNKMKAQQETMALQTKAGASPLSGCLPALIQLPVFYALFQFFPSAFDLRQESFLWAEDLSSYDTVANLPFNIPFYGDHVSLFPLLASIAIFFYMRLTTGQNVQAAPQQEGMPDMGKMMKYMMYFSPIMMLFFFNNYASGLSLYYFISNLISIGIILVIKNYILDEDKIHAQIQENKKKPKKQNKFQARMQEMMEQAEKQKQAQQKRKR, encoded by the coding sequence ATGGAAGAAAAAAAGTTAGATATTAACTCGATAATAGGGTTTGTTCTCATTGCCGCCATAATGGTTTACATGTTCTGGCAAAATCAACCCACGCCAGAAGAGCTCGAAGCTCAGGAAAAAGCAAAGCAAGAACAGGTAGAGGCTCAGAAAAAAACAGAAGAGGCTCAAAACTCAAAATTAACTATAGCTGCCGATTATCCAGTTGGATCTAATGTAGATTCGCTTCAGCAAATAGCATTGAACAACAAGCTAGGCGCATTTGCTTATTCAGCAATTAATGGTTCTGAGGGTGAAACCGTTGTGGAAAGTGATTTGTTAGCATTAAAATTTAATAACAAAGGTGGAGCACTTTCAGAAGTTAGATTGAAGGCATTTGTTGACTTTAGAGATGATCCGATATATTTGATTAAGGATAACAATGCGGCTTTCAATATAAATTTTGGAACCACCGATAACCGCATTTTAAATACCAGAGACTTACCTTTTATACCATCGGTTACAAAGAATGGTAATACTACTGTTGTTTCCATGAAATTAAAGGTGTCTGATAATCAGTATTTAGAGTACAGATACGATATTAAGGATGGTGATTACATGATGGATTTCACCATTCGTTCTCAAGGATTGAGTAACGTGATTAATGGGTCTCAAGCCATCGATTTAAATTGGGAGCATACAGGATACAGACACGCCAAGAGTATTTCTTACGAAAACCGTTATACAGAACTTCTTTATGAACATGAAGATGGAAAAGATAGTTATTTAGGGCAAAGAGATGACGAGGAAGCGGTTAACGATGTTACTTGGATTGCCTACAAACAGCATTTCTTTTCATCTATTCTGTTAACCGATAGTGCCTTTAAAACGGTAAATGTAGCTTCAAAGAATCTGGTAGAAGATGATGTTGTTGATACGGTGTATACCAAAAAATTTGTTTCTAAAATCCCATTAGAATTAAAAGGTGGCGAATTAAACTATAACATGAATTGGTATTATGGGCCAAGTGAATTTAAAACGCTTAACGCCTATAATAGAAACCTAGATGAAATTGTGCCTTTAGGCTGGGGGATTTTCGGTTGGATTAACCGTTATGTTTTCATGCCATTGTTTGGTTTCTTAGGAGGCCTTATGCCTTATGGTATTGCTATTGTAGTCATGACCATTTTGGTAAAAATATGTCTGTCTTTTGTACAGTACAAGCAATTCTTGTCTCAGGCTAAGATGAAAATTTTAAAACCTGAATTAGATGCTATTAGAGAGAAGCACAAAGACAATAAAATGAAGGCACAGCAAGAAACCATGGCCTTACAGACTAAGGCAGGGGCGAGTCCGTTATCGGGGTGTTTGCCAGCATTAATCCAGTTGCCTGTGTTTTATGCCTTGTTCCAGTTTTTCCCTTCGGCGTTCGATTTAAGACAGGAAAGTTTCCTTTGGGCAGAAGATTTATCGTCTTATGATACGGTAGCTAACCTTCCATTTAATATTCCATTTTATGGAGACCATGTAAGTTTGTTCCCTTTATTAGCATCTATTGCTATTTTCTTCTATATGCGTTTAACAACAGGGCAAAATGTACAGGCAGCACCACAGCAGGAGGGTATGCCAGATATGGGGAAAATGATGAAATATATGATGTATTTCTCACCAATAATGATGTTGTTTTTCTTTAATAACTACGCCTCCGGATTGAGTTTGTACTACTTCATTTCAAACTTGATTAGTATAGGTATTATTCTTGTTATTAAGAACTACATACTTGATGAAGACAAAATCCATGCTCAGATTCAAGAAAATAAGAAGAAGCCTAAAAAGCAAAATAAATTTCAGGCGAGAATGCAGGAAATGATGGAGCAAGCAGAAAAACAAAAGCAAGCGCAACAAAAAAGAAAACGATAG
- a CDS encoding CTP synthase encodes MTSTKYIFVTGGVTSSLGKGIIAASLAKLLQSQGYRVTIQKLDPYINVDPGTLNPYEHGECYVTEDGAETDLDLGHYERFLNVPTSQANNVTTGRIYQSVIQKERRGEFLGKTVQVVPHITDEIKHRIQLLGKSGDYDIVITEIGGTVGDIESLPYIEAVRQLRWDLGEHNGIVVHLTLVPYLSAAGELKTKPTQHSVKTLMESGIQADILVCRTEHHLPKELKRKLALFCNVTEESVIQSIDASTIYDVPNLMLEEGLDSVVLDKLNLACTKPDISKWNEFLTRHKNPKTEVNIGLIGKYVELQDSYKSILEAFIHAGAANEVKVNIESIHSEYLNEDNIEIKLSHLDGVLVAPGFGERGIEGKIDAVRFVRENNIPFLGICLGMQMAVIEFARNVLGIKEADSTEMNPETQAAVIDLMEEQKSITDKGGTMRLGAWACDLKMGSLVRDVYKAEAIKERHRHRYEFNGDYKEKMEEAGMIATGLNPDTGLVEIVEIPDHPWFVGVQYHPEYKSTVANPHPLFVAFVRAALKYKSKQKGVSMAQS; translated from the coding sequence ATGACAAGTACAAAATACATTTTTGTAACCGGCGGAGTTACATCATCATTAGGAAAAGGTATCATAGCAGCCTCTCTTGCTAAACTATTGCAATCTCAAGGATACCGAGTTACCATTCAAAAATTAGATCCTTATATTAATGTAGATCCGGGAACATTAAATCCGTACGAGCATGGCGAATGTTACGTTACCGAAGACGGTGCCGAAACCGATTTGGATTTAGGTCATTACGAGCGCTTTTTAAATGTACCTACAAGTCAGGCCAATAATGTTACTACAGGGCGTATTTATCAAAGTGTAATTCAAAAGGAACGTAGAGGGGAGTTTTTAGGAAAAACGGTTCAGGTTGTTCCGCACATTACAGACGAGATAAAGCACCGTATTCAGCTTTTAGGTAAGTCTGGCGATTATGATATTGTTATTACCGAAATAGGTGGAACCGTGGGTGATATAGAGTCTTTGCCCTATATAGAAGCGGTACGTCAGTTACGTTGGGATTTAGGAGAACACAACGGTATTGTAGTGCATTTAACTTTGGTGCCTTACCTTTCTGCTGCTGGTGAATTAAAAACAAAACCAACGCAACACAGTGTAAAAACCTTGATGGAAAGTGGAATACAGGCCGATATTTTGGTGTGTAGAACTGAACATCATTTACCTAAGGAATTAAAAAGAAAATTAGCTTTATTCTGTAATGTTACCGAAGAGTCGGTTATTCAGTCTATTGATGCCTCTACCATTTACGATGTTCCGAATTTAATGCTGGAAGAAGGTCTGGATAGTGTAGTTTTAGATAAGCTCAATTTAGCGTGTACCAAACCAGATATATCCAAATGGAACGAATTTTTAACACGCCATAAAAATCCAAAGACCGAGGTCAACATTGGCTTAATAGGAAAATATGTTGAGTTACAGGACTCTTATAAATCTATTTTAGAGGCTTTTATTCATGCAGGAGCGGCCAACGAGGTTAAGGTTAATATTGAGTCTATACATTCAGAGTATCTTAATGAAGATAATATAGAGATTAAACTATCTCATCTAGATGGTGTTTTAGTGGCACCCGGATTTGGTGAGCGCGGTATAGAGGGTAAGATAGACGCTGTTAGGTTTGTACGAGAAAACAATATCCCATTTTTAGGAATTTGTTTGGGTATGCAAATGGCCGTTATAGAATTTGCTAGAAATGTTCTTGGTATCAAGGAAGCAGATTCTACAGAAATGAACCCTGAAACACAAGCTGCTGTTATCGATTTAATGGAAGAACAAAAATCTATTACCGATAAAGGAGGTACTATGCGTTTGGGTGCTTGGGCTTGTGATTTAAAAATGGGAAGTTTAGTAAGAGATGTATATAAGGCCGAAGCTATCAAGGAACGCCATAGACACCGTTACGAGTTTAATGGTGATTATAAGGAAAAAATGGAAGAAGCTGGTATGATTGCTACGGGTTTAAATCCAGATACTGGTCTGGTGGAAATTGTTGAAATCCCGGATCATCCTTGGTTTGTAGGAGTGCAGTATCACCCAGAATACAAAAGTACAGTGGCAAATCCGCATCCGTTATTTGTAGCGTTTGTAAGAGCCGCTTTAAAATATAAAAGCAAGCAAAAAGGTGTCAGTATGGCACAAAGCTAA
- a CDS encoding RNA polymerase sigma factor, producing the protein MNHQSENSKKLNAFFNEEYTSLKTYVSSNLKASINRDAEDIIQDVALKLFAGADRYSPINNVAGFVYRAIKNKVIDVMRTSKKHRVDYDSQNENKLIEFASLVYESADNSYSEQMKEALKKAIISLKPDYRNIIIAIDFEGYTYKEIEAETGIPVGTLMSRRHRAISQLYKRLKTEKTNY; encoded by the coding sequence ATGAATCATCAATCAGAAAACAGTAAAAAGCTTAACGCGTTTTTTAATGAAGAGTACACTTCGCTTAAAACATACGTTAGCTCCAATCTTAAAGCTAGCATTAATAGAGATGCCGAAGACATTATACAAGATGTTGCTTTAAAATTATTTGCTGGTGCCGATAGATATTCACCCATAAACAATGTTGCTGGTTTTGTATACCGTGCCATAAAAAACAAGGTGATTGATGTGATGAGAACATCAAAAAAACATCGGGTTGATTATGACTCTCAAAATGAGAACAAGCTCATAGAATTTGCTTCGCTAGTTTATGAATCTGCAGATAACAGCTATTCAGAACAAATGAAAGAAGCACTTAAAAAGGCGATAATTAGCTTAAAGCCAGATTATAGAAATATTATCATAGCCATAGATTTTGAAGGCTACACTTATAAAGAAATAGAAGCAGAAACGGGTATTCCAGTGGGCACATTAATGTCTAGACGCCACAGGGCCATTTCTCAACTATATAAAAGGTTAAAAACTGAAAAAACGAATTATTAA